In the genome of Lactuca sativa cultivar Salinas chromosome 3, Lsat_Salinas_v11, whole genome shotgun sequence, the window gcatagaaggaaggtccgaaccgagcctcgcatagaaggaaggtccgaaccgaagttactgttcattactgttcactacagttcgttCGGTTTTGACATTCTAGCCTCTTATCTCCAGACCGAGGACCGAAGCTTCccttctgacttcggaccgagccttcggacctagccttcggaccgaaccctcgtcCCTTCGCTTCTCGCCTCTGGCTCGCGCGTCTCGCCTCCAAATCAGCATcctcctgaccgaacctcggcctagggaccgaacctcggcctaggaccgagaggcctcgctgggaagcctttttcttccggttttcgcgtagttttgcgtttaaggcccgtttttaattattttaacgcggggttttcacccaaaatcatattttaacataataaaccctaaatattcacaatttaatcataaattcataaaaatctctatctaaataataaaagcaagtgggtaaaagtacaaataggaggagtgttgactttgctttactttatgacacaagcaaccactcctacacccactctatgaccagccatacctccccaccttacctaagtCACATCAacgtcctttccactcaatcatcactccttcccacgtttttgagagctggatattcatcctctctcctcattttctctcatttgttctcatttcacaagaagatcaaactcctttctctctcactttctctctctagaaacccgagattcaagggctgatcttgagagtttcctccacctttggtaagcataatccatttcctttaagattatctcgattatttccactcaaatcatgagtatcttacacaaattccattatatttgtgttagagcttcgaatctacAAGCGattcttctagtgttcttgggttgaacacttctcttcttcaacacttatctactgaaatcacacaaggtgagttcatacccctacattttcatgttttcttaagtttttagggggggaatacaagttaaaacaccaagaacataactaaaatttcctaacagctttcatcagaaaagttggactccattcacggactgttttggacaccttaaacattttagttttcaaaactgttttaggtgcatgtagttccacctcttagctttaaaatgactacttgcacatctccatacgatttttctacaaattatggtgatttttacaaaactgcctatcctttcaaacaccaatccggaccagtctgtgattatggactttttcacctaagttacaggtcattaaaaatcatgataaaaattatgagtaaactagacacattttgggaactcccagaatttacggatttagttttcgacttcgtatgatttttctatgaattttcaaaaacagtgtagaaaggctgaaaatttgttaacagcttgtaatttttataacactttgtattatgttgagcaaagtgtataatgtcaagttctaaatattgaatgtgttaccTTGTTAGTATATCATCATACTGAAGTATAGGCAtatatgataagattattcatttatttggaACAAGTACATTAAaccataatgagcatagtttatgaatttataacattaaagcattcatagaagaatttttacatattacaaacgttttggataaactataataggtatagtttatgtaccaTTACCTCTTAAacttatttatcaaaggttttccgtttagttcacgtaaatctgttaatgaataaatttgtgagtcattcccttcgggttacttccaaagtaaccaatttataagtcctgtattgtaaccagagtctccaggagggagagcgtgatagttgtgtatagatctatattgggtttgacaccccacaccttgctgctagctacagttggacctgcaggtctacgggtgacaagtgtcatttcagttctacgacgcctgaagaacgtcgttttcaggccatctaggtcatagtatggttatgatagctcacatgtgatattaacaatcataagatttacgggttccaACTTTAAATTAGCAAGTTATggctatttagctcactgaaattactttaagtataggaaaatacttgtacgccttcatatcaaaaaagggttttatgccgatttaaaatcgcttttatatctttaagtatgacatatagttgttcattttcggtcctggtatttaggactacataacttttgtaaggaaaatattggattttcttggtatcatgcatctctttacaaagatcgattttcaaactcttactgtcaaaagcttatgaactcaccaacctttgtgttgacacttttcaaaactacttgtattctcaggaattcagtgaaaacaggaaaccaacaacgttttgaggatgggacgataaatcgtcgaacagttcactttgtatcataatgtaaatgatttgaatcatgtagacatattctttggtgaaactttttcagttatatttatgatggttgtatttactttgagcactattatactcgttgttgtgatactttacatgaagtcctccatccccggacgtttccgccatccttggtttgggggtgtgacaattttcgTTTTTATATATCCTAAATAAGTGTTGGGGAGATAAAAGGGTCTTAGGTTACATGAACCTTGTGATAAACCATGTCTAGGTTCATAGTTTTAAACTTGGGGGTTAAATGCCTTAAATTAAAGACACTTCTTTAATTCATGGCTCTTTAGGTACTCTTCCCACACTATAAAAACGTGGTATTTGTATCCATTTGAAATCAATCAAGTTTTGAATACAATTTGTGAGTTTTTAACTCTTTTTTCGTTCTTTGTGAACTTTAGAACTTATCAGGTTTTCATAGCTTGTGGCGTTCAAACTTATCAATCAATTTGGTGGGTTGATTGTGGCGTTTTATACCAAGGTTCTTGTCTCTTTATAGACAACGGGTCGCGGTTTCCACCTTTGTTTTACAATTCTGTAACCAAAAGAACGATCGGGCAAAACGTGTTCAAACCTCAATTTTGGGTGAGATCacatcatttggtatcagagccagttcTTTGTGTTGCATATCTATTTTGTTTTCTTCCTTGATTACTTGAGTTCTAAGACGCATATTGGTAGCGGGTCTTGTCACAAGTTGTCAAGGTTCTTACTAGCGACTTTTGAATTTCTAAGTTGTCAAACTTCTATATTCTACATTTCTTTTGTTTCCTTTATGTTTTCATTTGGCTATTAGTTTcctcaaaaaaaaatcaaaggaaaaaaaaaaacaaaaacaaaaacataaagaagcaaaaaaaaaaagaaaaaaaaaaagcaaaaaaaaatatttacaaaaaaaaaaagatttacaaagaaaaaaaaaagagagagaaaaaagaaacaaaaaaaaaggaaaaaaaaagaaagaaacaagAGGAGGAACAAGTAAagccttttttttttctataaagtcAATTTGAATTGCAAGTGTAgtcttttttttcaaaaaaaaaaaaaataataacccaTTGTTTGCTTCATCATTAGCAAAGCCAAGTTTGTTTGGCTTTCTTTTGTGTATTGAGGTTACTTTAATTTGGATTCAGTTTCTTTTGATTTGTTTGGTAAGTTTGAATTCCTCAAGGCCACAAGTTCAAATTTGATAATTGCTTCTTTAGTTTGTTTAGAACTTTAAGAGTTAAAAGGGAGTGGTAAAAGGCTGTGTGGTGAGACTAAAAGAGGGTAAAAGCCATTCGAGGGATACACGAGGGTTGAGTGAACTATTTTTGAGAGAAACACGTGAGTGAGTGTTGGGAGgaagtaaattattattattattattattattttttatttttttggcagAAATATAAGATGGGTGATCAAAACCCCCCACCAAACCTTCAAGTTCAAGCTATGATGGATGAAATGCGACGTTTGATGACAAATGAATTTAACCAAGTACATGAAAGAATGGACCGAATGGAGGCACAAGTACAAAGAACTCGATCTCGAGCATCATCACAGGTTTCTAACGGGGAAGAGGAGGATGATGGTTGGGAACCTGAAAGGCGACCAAATAGAAGGAGGTCACGAAGAGATGACAATTTAAGTTCTATTAAAATGAAAGTTCCTTCTTTCAAAGGCAAGTCAGACCCGGACGCGTACATTGAATGGGAGACAAAAATGGAGTTCATATTTGATTGTCATGAATATTCCAACCGTAAGAAGGTAAAACTAGCCGTAGTTGAGTTTTCTGATTATGCACTAACATGGTGGGATCAACTTCTAATCACTAGACGGAGAAATGGAGAAAGGCCTATTGAGACATGGGATGAAATGAAGAGTGTCATGCGAAGACGGTTTGTGCCAAGTCATTACTTTCGTGATCTCCACAATAAACTTCAAAGCTTAAAACAAGGCAGCAAGTGTGTTGATGATTACTTCAAAGAAATGGAGGTTATGATGGTTCGTGCCAATATTGAGGAGGATCCTGAGGCAACCATGGCCAGATTCTTAAATGGCTTAAATCTTGAAATTCGTGATCGCGTTGAGATGCAACATTATGTTGAAATTGAAGACATGGTCCATATGGCTGTTAAAATTGAGAAACAATTAAAAAGAGGTGGCGGGTCTcgaaataacacttggaaggctagtacttcaaaaaaatcagaaaatacacatacttcttcttctaattcCAAATCTGATCCTAAAACAACAAACTCTTCAAAAGGAAAAACTGATTCTTCTACTTTTAGGAATCGTGACATAAAGTGTTTCAAGTGTCAAGGAAGGGGTCATATTGCAAGTCAATGTCCAAATAAGCTTACcatggtggttagagaaaatggcGAGATCGAAACGGATGAATCAGATTCTATAGTTTCAACGGAAGATTGTAGTTATGATGAAGAGGTGGCTGTTCAAGGTGATTTGTTGGTTGCAAGACGAGCTCTAAACATTCAATCCAAGGAGGGAGACGATGCCCAAAGGGAGAATATATTTCATACTCGTTGCTATGTTCAAGGCAAGGTATGTAGTGTTATAATTGATGGTGGGAGTTGTACTAACGTTGCAAGTACTTCCATGGTTGAAAAGTTAGGTATACCCACGATGAAGCATCAAAAACCATACAAACTTCAATGGCTCAATGATAGTGGTGAGGTGCGAGTTACAAAACAGGTGATGGTTTCATTTCGGATTGGAAGATATGAAGACGAGGTGTTGTGTGATGTTGTTCCTATGCAAGCCACTCACTTGCTGCTAGGTAGACCATGGCAATATGATAGACACGTAAGTCACGACGGTTTCACTAACAAATACACTTTTGTTTACAAAACAAAACCGGTAACTCTTGTACCAATGTCACCAATTCAAGTTTACCAAGATCAAGTAAAACTTCAACAAGATGCGAAAAAAGAGAACGAAGGAAAAAAAGAGAGtgagaaaaaaaaagatgatgaacaaaaaaaaatgagTGAGAAaacagaagaaaatgaacaaaaaaaagaaagtgaacaaaaaaaagagagtgaaaaaaacaaagaaaacatgaaaaaaagagggaaagaaaaaaaggaaaataaatatattgcaCTGGCAAAAAAAAGTGAGATAAAAGAAGCTTTTAAATCAGAAATGCATATTGTGCTTCTTTTGTTCAAAGAAGCTCCAATAGCCACTAACACTTCGGCCGGAACTCTTCCGAGCGATGTTACCTCTCTCTTGCAGGAATTTGGAGACTTGTTTGCTGAGGATGTTCCAAATGGATTGCCACCAATTCGTGGGATTGAACACCAAATTGACTTTATGCCTGGGGCGTCTATTCCCAACAAACCAGCCTATAGAACAAGCCCTGAAGAAACCAAGGAGCTACAAAGGCAAGTTGAAGAGTTACTTGCAAAGGGATTGGTTCAAGAAAGTATGAGCCCTTGTGCCGTTCCAGTCTTGTTGGTGCCAAAGAAGGATGGTTCTTGGAGGATGTGCGTAGATTGCCGTGCCATCAACAATATTACGGTAAAGTATCGTCATCCCATTCCCCGACTCGATGATATGCTTGATGAGTTGAATGGAGCAAAacttttttccaaaattgatttaAAAAGCGGGTATCACCAAATTCGCATGAAAGAAGGTGATGAGTGGAAAACAGCTTTTAAAACAAAACATGGTTTATATGAATGGTTAGTAATGCCTTTTGGCCTAACTAATGCTCCTAGTACCTTCATGAGATTAATGAACCATGTTTTGCGTGAATATATTAGCAAATTTGTGGTTGTTTACTTcgatgatattttgatttattcaaaGTGTCCAAAAGATCACCTTGAGCATCTGACATGTGTTTTGAGTGTGCTTAGGAAAGAAAGGCTATATGCTAACTTGAAGAAGTGTACCTTTTGTACTGACCAAGTTGTTTTCCTTGGGTATGTGGTGAGCTCCCAAGGAGTGGCTGTTGATGAAGAAAAGGTAAAAGCCATCCAAGGTTGGCCAACTCCAAAGACTATAAGTGAAGTTCGAAGTTTTCATGGCCTGGCAAGTTTTTATCGCCGGTTTGTCAAACATTTTAGCACTTTAGCATCACCACTTACAGAAATCATCAAAAAGAATGTTGGGTTTAAATGGGGCAAAGAACAAGAGCATGCTTTTCAACAACTCAAGTTTCACTTAACTCATGCTCCTTTGTTGTCTTTGCCTAATTTTGACAAAACATTTGAAATTGAATGTGATGCATCAGGAATTGGAATTGGTGCTGTTTTGATGCAAGAGGGTAAACCTTTGGCATATTTCAGTGAAAAATTAAGTGGGGCAACTTTAAATTACCCAACTTATGACAAAGAGCTTTATTCTTTGGTCCGAGCATTGAAAACATGGCAACATTATCTGTGGGCTAAAGAATTTGTAATTCATTCAGATCATGAGTCCTTAAAGTTTCTAAAAGGACAAcacaaattaaacaaaagacatgctaGGTGGATGGAGTTCATTGAGACATTTCCTTATGTCATCCGATACAAGAAAGGTAAGGAAAATGTTGTGGCTGATGCTTTGTCACGTAGACACTCTCTACTTTCTTCTCTAGATTTC includes:
- the LOC128132673 gene encoding uncharacterized protein LOC128132673, which gives rise to MGDQNPPPNLQVQAMMDEMRRLMTNEFNQVHERMDRMEAQVQRTRSRASSQVSNGEEEDDGWEPERRPNRRRSRRDDNLSSIKMKVPSFKGKSDPDAYIEWETKMEFIFDCHEYSNRKKVKLAVVEFSDYALTWWDQLLITRRRNGERPIETWDEMKSVMRRRFVPSHYFRDLHNKLQSLKQGSKCVDDYFKEMEVMMVRANIEEDPEATMARFLNGLNLEIRDRVEMQHYVEIEDMVHMAVKIEKQLKRGGGSRNNTWKASTSKKSENTHTSSSNSKSDPKTTNSSKGKTDSSTFRNRDIKCFKCQGRGHIASQCPNKLTMVVRENGEIETDESDSIVSTEDCSYDEEVAVQGDLLVARRALNIQSKEGDDAQRENIFHTRCYVQGKVCSVIIDGGSCTNVASTSMVEKLGIPTMKHQKPYKLQWLNDSGEVRVTKQVMVSFRIGRYEDEVLCDVVPMQATHLLLGRPWQYDRHVSHDGFTNKYTFVYKTKPVTLVPMSPIQVYQDQVKLQQDAKKENEGKKESEKKKDDEQKKMSEKTEENEQKKESEQKKESEKNKENMKKRGKEKKENKYIALAKKSEIKEAFKSEMHIVLLLFKEAPIATNTSAGTLPSDVTSLLQEFGDLFAEDVPNGLPPIRGIEHQIDFMPGASIPNKPAYRTSPEETKELQRQVEELLAKGLVQESMSPCAVPVLLVPKKDGSWRMCVDCRAINNITVKYRHPIPRLDDMLDELNGAKLFSKIDLKSGYHQIRMKEGDEWKTAFKTKHGLYEWLVMPFGLTNAPSTFMRLMNHVLLVFLGYVVSSQGVAVDEEKVKAIQGWPTPKTISEFLKGQHKLNKRHARWMEFIETFPYVIRYKKGKENVVADALSRRHSLLSSLDFKILGFEQIKELYHNDVDFGQIYQACEQCSFEKFFLHNGFLFKESRLCIPKSSLRELLVREAHSGGLMGHFGIAKTLSTLQEHFFWPKMKVDVGRICNNCIVCKQAKSKVQHHGLYTPLPIPCEPWVDISMDFVLGLPRSKSGKDSIFVIVDRFSKMAHFIACNKTNDASHIADLFFREIVRLHGMPKTIVSDRDSKFLSYFWKTLWAKLGTKLLFSTTCHPQTDGQTEVVNRTLSTLLRALIKKNIKTWEDCLPHVEFAYNRATHSATKMSPFEIVYGFNPLTPLDLSPLPFSEQVNLDGNKKAEFVKQIHEKARLNIERRTEQYSKQANKGRRKMIFEPGDWVWLHMRKERFPAQRRSKLLPRGDGPFQVLERINDNAYKLDLPGEYNVSATFNVTDLAPFDVGSDLRTNPFQEEGNDANPQLSTKDPNQMPDGPVTRARAKTFKEALNGLVREVCTQESVWRPIGPNQSWITIIQVQE